The genomic region CCGCGCTGCGCAGCCCGAACGGGGTGTTCTCGCAGGCGACCACGATCGAGGCGACCGGCCGGCTGGTGTTCGTGTCCGGGATGACCGCGCGGCGGCCGGACGGCAGCATCGCCGGGGTCGGTGACATCACCGAGCAGACCCGGCAGGTGTGCGAGAACGTGCAGGCCGCGGTCCGCGAGGCGGGCGGCACGCTGGACGACGTCTGCCGGGTGGACGTGTACGTGCGCAACATGGAGGACTTCGCCAAGATCCACGAGGTCCGGGCGCAGTACTTCCACGAGCCGCTGCCGGCCTCGACGATGGTCGAGGTCAGCAAGCTGGCCCACCCCGACTACCTGATCGAGATCTCGGCGATCGCGGTGATCGCGTGACAGGACGGCCTGGGGCAGGTGATCGCGTGCGTGGAGTCGAGTGGGTGTGCTGACATGAGATTCGTGACACTGGAGTACGCCGGTGGCGAGCGGCCCGGCGTAGTGGACGGCGACGACGTCGTCCTGCTCCCGTACGACGACCTGGTGGCCGTCATCGAGGCCGGTCCCGGCGCGGTGCTGACCGGTGAGCGGATCCCGTTCCGTCAGGCTGAGCTGCGGGCGCCGCTGCGGCGGTTCCGCCGGGACATCCTGTGCACCGGCTGGAACTACTGGGACCACTTCGAGGAGAGCCGGGGCAAGCGGGAGGGCCAGGACGTCGACCGGCCCGAGCACCCGACGTTCTTCACCAAGGGACCGGACGTGGTGGTCGGCCCGTACGACCCGATCGCCTACGACCCGGCGATCTCGGCCAAGTGGGACTACGAGGCCGAGCTGGCGCTGGTGATCGGTACGACCGGTCGCAGCATCGCGCCCGAGAACGCGCTGGACCACGTCTGGGGCTACACGCTGGCCAACGACGTCTCCCAGCGTGACCTGCAGCGGGCTCACGGCGGTCAGTGGCTCAAGGGCAAGAGCATCGACGCCACGATGCCGCTGGGACCGTGGATCGTGACGCCGGACGAGCTGGGCGACCCGCAGGACGTCCAGCTGCAGTGCCTGCTCAACGGTGAAGTCATGCAGGACGCGTCGACCAAGCAGATGGCGTACGACATCGCCACGCTGATCAGTGAGCTGTCCTTCGGGATGACACTGCGCCCGGGCGACCTGCTGCTCACCGGTACGCCGTCGGGTATCGGGAACGCGCGGGAGCCGCAGGTGTTCCTCAAGGAGGGTGACGAGGTCGTCACCCGGGCCGGCAAGATCGGGGAGCTGCGCAACACGCTGGTCTACCGGGAGCTGGCGTGACCAGTCGGCTCGAACTCCTGCCAGGTGGCGGACGCGGCGGTCGGCGTACGCTCGCCGAGACCGCTGCCGCTGAGCTGCACCAGCTGATCCTGTCCGGCGAGCTGCCCAGCGGTACGCCGTTGCGGCTGGTGGAGCTGGCCAACCGGCTGGAGATGAGCCAGATGCCGGTCCGGGAAGGGCTGCGCAGGCTGGAGGCGCTCGGACTGGTCGACATCATCCCGCACCGGGGCGCGTGGGTCCGTGAGCTCTCGCTGGAGGACCTGCGGGACACCCACGAGACCAGACTGGCGCTGGAGAGCCTCGCCGTACGGGCTGCGGCCGAGCACTTCGGAGCGGAGGACGAGCAGAAGGCCGTGGCGGCGCTGGAGGAGCACCTGCGACTGTCGAGAGCCGACGACTCGGTCGGTGCGCGGCAGTCGCACGCTGACTTTCACTTCGCGCTCTACCGGGCCGGGGGGTCGCAGTGGCTGGCACGGGCGATCGAGCCGGTCTGGCAGAACAGCGAGCGCTACCGGTTCGGCAGTCGGCAGACCGCTCCTCAGATCGAGCGCAACCGGCAGGAGCACCAGGCAATCCTGGACGCGTGTGTCGCGCGGGACCCGGACGCCGCCGAGCAGGCCCTGCGCGACCACCTGGCTGGCGCTGTGCAGCGGATCACCGAGACGATGACCTCGAAGCAGAAGGGGACATCGGCATGAAGGTGAGTTTCGACGCGACCGGCGAGGTGGTGGTGGTGACCGGTGGCGCCCGCGGCATCGGTGCGGCGCTGGCCTCGGCCGTGGTCGCCCGCAGCGGCACCGCGGTGGTCTTCGACATCACACCACCGGCCGACCAGCGGGTGGAGTACGTCGAGGTCGACGTGTCGGACCGGGAAGGCGTGTTCAAGGCGGTCGGCGCGGTGGTCGAGCGGCACGGCCGGATCGACGGCCTGGTCGCCGGTGCGGCCGTCCAGCCGCGCGCGGCCGTGCTGACGATGGACCCGGCCGACTGGACGCACACCCTGAAGGTGAACCTGGATGGCGTGGTCTGGGCCTGCCAGGCGGTCGTGCCGCACATGGTCGACCGGCGCAGCGGCTCGGTGGTGGTCTTCACGTCGGGCTTGGCCGCGACCGGCTTCCCGCACGCCGCGGCGTACGCGTCGAGCAAGGCGGCGCTGACCGCCTTCGCCCGGACGCTGGCCGCGGAGGTGGCCGAGCACCGGGTCCGGGTGAACATCGTCGCGCCCGGCGTGATCGACACCGACCAGTTCCGGACCGCCAATGCCGGCGCCGACCTGGCGCACTGGCGGGACACCACCGGCATCGGCGACCCCGAGGACGTGGTCGGCCCGCTGCTGTTCCTGCTGTCCGACGCGGCCGCGATGACCGGGTCGCAACTGACCCGCGAACGGGCCTTCGCCCGGCTGACCGACCTCACGGAGTGATGCGTGACACCGACTGACCAGCAGCTGCCCGTCGCCGTCGTGGGCGCCGGGCCGATCGGCCTGACCACCGCCCTCGGGCTGGCGCACTACGGCGTACCGTTCGTGCTGCTCGAGGAGGACGCCGTGCTGTCGTCCGACACCAAGGCCGGCACCACGCTGAGCCGGACGCTGGAGATCTGGAACCGGTACGGCGCGGTGGAGGAGATCCTGGCTGCCGCCCTGCGGATCGACGAGATCGGTGACATCGACCGGGCCACCAACACGCCGCGGGCCTCGGTCCAGCTGGCCGAGCTGGTCAACGACACCCAGTTCCCGTTCGTGATCAACCTGCCGCAGCAGAAGATGGAGCCGATTCTCGCGGCGGCGCTGCAGCGTGCCGGCGGCAGTGTGCTCACGCAGCACCGGCTGGAGTCGTTCGACGTGCTCGACGACCGCGTCCTGCTGCGGGTGGCGACGCCGGACGGCCCGCGCGAGATCGAGGCGTCGCACCTGCTGGCCTGCGACGGCGGCCGGAGCAAGATCCGCGACGCGCTGGGCGTGGCCGTGAGCGGCGAGACGCTGCCCGAGCGGTACATGCTGATCGACGTCGTCGTCGACCTGGACGTCAACAACGCCCGCGACTACCCGTACCTCGCGTACTTCGCGGACCGGTCGGAGTGGATGGTCCTGATCCGGCAGCCCGACAACTGGCGGTTCCTGTTCCCGCTGGCGGCCGGGGCCGAGCCACCGACCGACGAGAACCTGCTGGTCAAGGTCAAGCAGTTCATCGGCGAGGTGGACCGGATCGAGCTGCTCGGCTCGGTCGTCTACAACGTGCACCACCGGGTCGCCGACCAATGGTCCCGGGACCGCAAGGTGTTCCTGATGGGCGACGCGGCGCACCTGATCACGCCCATGTGGGCGCTGGGCCTCAACACCGGAGCGCTGGACGCCTCCAACCTCCCGTGGCGGCTGGCCTGGGTACTGCGTGGCTGGGCCGGGCCGGAGCTGCTCGACGGCTACGAGCAGGAGCAGCGCCCGGTCGCGATCAACGGCTCCGGTGAGATGGCCGAGGCCGCCCGGAAGTACATGTCGCACCAGCGGGGCGCCGTCACCGCGGCGGGCAGCGACTGGGCGACGGCGTACACGCGGACGCTGCTCGGCGTACGGCTGGACGTGGACGGGGAGGGGGACTGGTCGATGGTGATGACCAGTGCGGAGCCTCCGGCGGTCCGAGCGGGTGACCGGGCGCCGGACCTTGCGCTGCAGGGGCCGAAGGGGCGAGAGACGATCCACGGGCTCTGCAAGGACTCGTTCGTGGCGCTGTACTTCACCGACGTGCGGCGGCGCCCGGAGATCCCGGTCAACGACTCGCCCGCGCTGAGGCACTACGCGGTGTCCCGGTGGGACGCGCCGCACGACTCCGGGCTGCGGGACCGCTCGCTGTTCGACCCGGGCAGCATCGTCACCAGCCGGTACGGCGTACCGGCGGAGACCGTGGTCCTGCTCCGTCCGGACGGGCACGTGGCGGCCGTGGCTCCGCTGCGGCCCGGAGTGGCGGACGAGCTGTACACGAGGATCACCGGCCGGCCGGTCCCGCGGGAGAGTGAGTGATGGCGTCCTTCGACGAGTCCCTGAACGACCAGCTGCGCGAGGTGCTGCTGCAGACGGACGACCTGGCGTGGGTGGACAAGTCCCTGGCCGGGCTGTCCCACAAGATGCTGTGGCGCGACCCGGAGACCGAGGCGTCGATCGCGTTGGTGCGGTTCGAGCAGGGCTCGGGCATCCCGTCGGAGCACAAGCACGCGTCGAACCAGTTCATGTTCTGCCTGTCCGGCCGGTACGTGTACCTGCCGACCGGGACGACGCTGACCAAGGGCAGCTTCTACTGGAACCCCAAGGGCGTCGTGCACGGTCCGACGCTCGCCGAGGAGACCTCCGTGCTGCTGGAGGTGTACGACGGCCCGCACTACCCGGAGCGGCCGTCCTTCTACGACAACGACGAGGACGCACGCTGAGATGGCCGGCTGGGACGTCCACACCCACCTGATCCCGCCGACTGTGCTGGCTGCGGCCCACAGCGGTGAGTTCGGTCTGTCCATCGACAGCGGCTTCTTGGTGGTCGCGGGCAAGGAGCGGCTGCCGCTCGGCAGGCTCGCTGACCCGGCCGCACTACTGCAGTGGATCAGCGACCAGGAGCTGGATGGCGCAGTGGTGTCGGTGCCGCCGGCGCTGTTCCGGTACGACCAGGGCGTCGAGTGGACCGCGCTGGTCAACCGGGGACTACGCGAGCTGGCGACCCCCCAGCTGCGTGTGCTCGGCCATCTACCTCTGCTGCACGCTTCAGCTCCCGCCATCGCGTCGGCACTGGGGGAGGAGGGCGTCTTCAGCGGCTTCGCTCTCGGCACGCCGGGGCTGACCGGTCTGGACGCGGTCTGGAAGGTGCTGGACTCGTTGCAGGCCTTCACGCTGATCCACCCTGGGCACAGCCCAGACCCGCGACTGGATGCGTTCTACCTGTCGAACCTGCTCGGAAACCCTTACGAGACAGGGCTTGCGGCGGCCGAGCTGGTGTTCACCGACGTACCGGGTCGTTTCCCGGGCATCAGGTTCTGCCTGTGCCACGGTGGTGGCGTGACGGCGGCGCTGGCCGGTCGCTGGCAGCGGGGGATCGACACCGCCCGGCCGGGCATCGAAGCGCCGTCGCTGGCCGTTGCCGAGGCACTCCAGCGGTTCGCGGCGGACGACCTGGTGCACGACCCGGCCGTGCTTCCGTTGCTCGAGTCGACCTTCGGTGAGGTGCTGGCCGGTAGCGACTGGCCGTTCCCGATGGGCAGCGACGGGATCGATCCGCGCCGGGCCGTGGCGACCGAGGCGCTCACCCGACCGCTCGGCGCGGAGGCCGCGCTGCCGTGACACGGATTGTTCCGCAGCACCAAGATGTGATCAGATATCAAATGCCGGTGGGGGTTATGGGTACGAATGGGGTGGGTGGATGAGCGCGCGACAGGGCACCGTGCTGCGCTGCTACGGGCCGGGTCAGCAGCTGAAGGCGGAGGACGCCGAGCTGGTCGCCGGAGCCGGCGAGACGCTGGTCGAGATGCACGTCGCCTCGGTGACGCAGCTGGACCGGACCGTGCTGGCGGGCAAGCTCGCGCAGCAGCTGCAACCGCCGTTCGTGCCGGGGTCCGAGGGCGCCGGAGTGGTGGTCGACTCGCAGCAGTACGAGCCGGGGACGCGCGTGGTGGTCCGTGGCGGCGGCGTCGGTGTCGCCCGGTCCGGGACGTGGGGCTCGTTGGCGGTGGTACCGGACATGTCGATCCACCCGGTGCCGGTGGGACTCGACGCCACCGATGCCCTGGCCCTGCTGGCTCCCGCTCTGACCGCGCACACCGCCGTACGCCGGGTGGCGCAGGTCGTCGAGGGCGAGACGGTCGTGGTGACCGGTGCGACCGGATTGGTCGGCCGGCTCTGCGCTGCGGTGGCTCGGGCAGCCGGTGCCTACAAAGTCGTCGGGCTGGCTCGCTCCGACGAGTCCGTGCACGTGCTGAACGGTCTGGTCGACCAGGTGGTCCGGGTGGACGAGCTGGGTCAGGTCGGCCGGGAGCTGCCCTGGTGCAACGCGGCGATCGACACCGTGGGTGGCCCGGTCACCAGCGGGGTGCTGAGCCACATCACGCCGGGCGGGCGGATCGCCGTACTGGGCTACAGCGCGGGGGAGTTCGCCACGCTCGACCTGCACCAGCTGATCGGGCGGGACCTGCGGGTGCTCCCGGTGAACATGCAGCGCACCACCATCGAGCCAGGCACGGTGTCACAGGTACTGGCGGACATTGCGCCGGCTCCCATCACGCCGGACGTGGAGCTGGTGCCCGCGACGCACGCCGAGGAGGCGCTGGACCTGCTGGCCGCCGGTACGACGGAGCGACGGGTTCTGCTGGATCTCACCCGGCTGCGATGAGCTGGGCGCGGGCAAACCGTCGCGGGAACCACCGCGAAGCCTGTCTCCCCGCTACGGTTACCTCCCAGACGTGTACGCGGTGGACGAGAGAGGCAGCCCACACTCCATGACCCGACGACTCGAGCTCACGCCCGGGGGACCCAGTGGCCGGCGCACTCTGGCGGAGGAAGCCGCTGCGGAGCTGCACGAGCTCATCCTGTCCGGTGAGCTGCCGAGCGGGACGGCGCTGCGGCTGGAGGAGCTGGCCAAGCGGCTGGACATGAGCCAGATGCCGATCCGGGAAGGGCTGCGCCGGATGCAGGCGCTCGGACTGGTGGAGATCATCCCGCACAAGGGGGCCTGGGTCCGGGAGCTGTCGACGGAGGACCTGCGCGACACCCACGAGACCCGGCTGGCGCTGGAGACGCTCGCGGTCCGGGCCGCGGCGACCCGGTTCGCCGAGTCGGACGCGACGCTGGCCCGGGCCGCGCTCGCCGAGCACGTCCGGCTGTCCCGGGCCGGCGACATCATCGCCTCCCGGCAGGCGCACACCGAGTTCCACTTCGCGATCTACCGCGCCGGTGGCTCGCGGTGGCTGCCGCGCGCGATCGAACCGGTCTGGCAGAACAGCGAGCGGTACCGGTTCGGGTCCCGGCAGACCAAGGCCCGGATCGAGCAGACCCGGCGCGAGCACCAGGCCATCCTGGACGCCTGCGTCGCGCACGACGAGGCCGGCGCGGACGCGGCGCTGCGCGAGCACCTCGAAGGCGCCTTCCGCCGGATCAGCGAGACGATGGCCCGCCGCTCCAGCCAGGACTGACTCCGTACGCCGGACCTGCTGCCCGCCGGGTCAGGCCGGGTCGGTCAGTCCGGCGGGGACGGCCGGGGTCAGTCGGCGAAGCGGGCGGGGAAACCGCCGGTGGCGACCGGGCCCCAGCGGGTCGGGGTGATCCGGATCAGGCACTTGCCCTGCGTGCGCATCGCCTCGCGGTACTCGTCCCAGTCCGGGTGCTCGCCGGAGATCGAGCGGTAGTAGTCGACCAGCGGCTCGACCGCGTCCGGCAGCTCGATCACCTCGCCGGTGCCGTCGACCTGCACCCAGGCGCCGTTCCAGTCGTCGGACAGCACCAGCACGCTGGTCTGCGGGTTGCGCTTCACGTTGGTCGCCTTGGCCCGCTCCGGGTAGGAGGAGATGACGATCCGGCCCTCGGCGTCGACACCGCCCGACACCGGGGAGGCCTGCGGCGTACCGTCCTGGCGGGTGGTCATCAGCAGCATGTGGTGCCGCGGGCGGATGAACTCCAGCAGCCCGTCGAGGTCGACCCGGTGGTTCGTGGCGATCGTTTTCGGCATGTCGCCCAGCCTAGGGCGTGGCCTGCGCCCGGTCAGAGCACCGGGGTCTCGTGCACGCTCAGCCACCGTACGCCGTACCGGGCGGTCGGGTCGGGGACCAGCACGGCGGTGACCCGGCGCAGCGAGCCGACCGAGTGCCGCTCCAGGAACCGGCAGACCACCACCTGGTCGGTACGGACCAGCAGCTCGAACTCCTCGATCCCGATCTTCAGCCCCGGCACGGCGTTCCGGGCGCCGGCCAGCGCGCCGGCGAGCGCCGGCAGATCGATCCGGACGCCGTCGATCGCGACCAGGCTGAACTCCGGCCGGTGCATCGCCCGGAACGTGTCGAGCAGCCCCGGCTCCGCCTCGCTGCCGAGCCAGCGGGCCAGGTCCTCGTGGTGCCGAACCACCTCGGCGAAGATCAGGTCGGTCATGGGGCCTCCCGGCCTGGACTGAGGAGTGGAGGGAGCGCAGCGACCGGAGTGACGAGGGAAGGGCGGGAGTTCCAGCCCTTTGACCCGCCGTGCCGGAGGCGCGGCATCAGTCCGGTCATGGGGCCTCCCGGCCTGGACTGAGGAGTGGAGGGAGCGCAGCGACCGGAGTGACGAGGGAAGGGCGGGAGTTCCAGCCCCTTGACCCGCCGTGCCGGAGGCGCGGCATCAGTACGGTCATAGGGCCTCCTTCTGTAGGAGTTGGTCGCGGTCGACCAGGTGCTCGAGCTCGTCCTCGTCGAGGGCGTTGATCAGCGCTTTGGTGCGCTGCGCCTCGGCCGTCGTCGGCAGCCACCCGGCGAGCAGGTCCGGCAGGAACAGCTCGTAGCCGCAGCGCGCCCGGGCCGTGTACCGGTCCCTGGTCCGGGCCACCGCGGAGGACACCCGGATCGCGTGCTCGTTGCCAGGAGCAACGCCGGGCCGGTCGGTCTCCCGGGCGGCGAACCGGTACCCGTTGGCCAGCTCGCACCGGTAGCACTCCAGCGCACCGGCTCCGAGCCCCTGACCGCACTCCGGGCAGGAGAGCTGCTTCAGCGCGCCGTCCACCACCCGCCAGTCGAACTCGGACGGGTCCTGCAGCACCACCTCGGCCAGGTCCCGCTCGTCCGTCGTCCCGACCTCCGCGCACAACTGCTGCCAGGCGGCGTCGATGCTGTCCTCGACCTCCCGCACAGCAGCCTGGTACCGCGGATGATCGACCCGTCGCATGTCCCGGAGTGTAGGGCGTGGGCGGTCTTCTGTCGGCCTGGTTTTGTACGCTCGCCCGGTGAGCCAGTACGCCGGTACGCCGCAGGCCGAGTTCCGGATGGCCGGGGAGACCCGCGGTCGCGCGATGGCGCCGATGCTGGTGCTGCTCGTGCTGTTCGCGGTGGTGCTTCTGCTGCTCGGATCACTCGGCGGAATCCTCGTCGGCATCCTGACCGCCGCGCTCGGCACGGTCCTGGCGGTCGGCTACCTCCTGCTCAAGCTCGACCGCACGATGGCGGCGAACGTGCTGCGCTTCGACGGCCGGGGCCTCCGCTGGGAGGCGGGTGGGGGAGTGGTGCACCAGGTGGCGTGGCCGGACGTGACCGGGATCGGCTCGGTGAACGTCCAGCTGACTCCGCGGCGGCGACTGCACGTCGGCCCGGTCCCACGGACGGTGCAGGCGTCGATGGCCGACGACGGGCTGCACGGTTGGTCGACCGTGACGCTGCCGGCCCGGGTGCCGGCGGTGATGCGACAGGCGCTGGCCGTGATGCCGGTCGACCAGGCGTCCGGAAAGCGGCACATCGGCATCCCGCTGAGCGCCTTCGACCCCGCCTGGCGGACCGGCCCGATCGGAGCCTGGATCCGCGCTCACCGCCCGGACTTGCTGCGCTGATCCGCCACGCCGGGGGCTGTGGACGGCCCGATTGACACAGTCGAACAGGTGTTCGAACATGGTCCTGTGACGGGGACTCCAGCAGTTGACCAGGCCGAGGCTGATCCGGCCCGCCCGGGCCGGATCACCGCCCTCGCCCAGGCGCGCCTCCTGCTTGCCCGGGCTCACCAGCAAAAAGCCGCCCGCACCGCCGCCCTGGCCGGCGCCACCTCCACCACTCAGCCCGTCGGCTCTGACACCTCGCCTTCCCCCGGACCCGGTTTGGCCCCGCCCTCCGGCGCCCACCCTGCCGCCTCCAGCGCCGCTTCCGGCGCCTCGCCTTCCGGGCCGGCGGTCTCCGCCCCGGAGGCCCGGGTCCTTACGCCTTCCGCCTTCGCCATGGACGCCGCCCCACCCAGCTCCACCTCCTCGTCCTTCGCCGCGGCTCCGGCGCCCTCCGCCTACGCGGGGGACGCCCGCCCGTCCTCCGGCTCCACCCCCTCGCCCTTCGCCGCGAAGGCCACCACCGCTCCATCCTCCGCCTCAGCGGATGCCTCGCCCAGCGGGGTGCAAGGAGTGCTGACTGCTCTTCCTGTGCTGGGGACAACGCGCGGTCGATCGCTGCCTGCGCCCCGGACGACCGAGACGCGGGTGCAGCAGGCGCTCGACACCGCGACCGCCGACCGCGCCCTGCCGACCCTGCCCGCAGTCTCCGACCTGCTCTCCGGCGCGGCGTTGCGCGGCGGCGCGGTGTACTCCGTCCGCGGATCCAGTGCTCTGGTGATGGCGATGATGGCCGGCCCCTCCGCCGACGGCGCCTGGTGCGGCGTGGTCGGCATGCCGTCGTTCGGTGCCGAAGCGGCCCGCGAGCTCGGCGTCGACCTCGAACGCCTCGTGCTCGTGCCCGACCCCCGGCACGACTGGCTCAGCGTGGTCGCGGCCCTGGTCGATGCCCTGACCGTCGTGGTGGTTCGGCCGCCCGGTGAGGTCACCCCCGGCGAGGCCTCCCGTCTCGCCGCCCGCCTGCGGACCCGCGGCGCGATGCTGATCGCCGTCGGTTCCTGGCCCGGCAGCGAGGCCCGGCTCGAGGTCCAGACCAGCGTCTGGACCGGCATCGGCGACGGCGAAGGTCACCTGACCGCCCGCCAGGCCACCGTTGCCGTCACCGGCCGCGGCGCCGCCGTACGCCCGCATCAGCACCGCCTCTGGCTGCCCGCCCCCGACGGCAGCATCCGTCCCGCCGACCCCGAGACCACCAGGCACGAGACCACGGAATCCCCGCTGTGGCACCAGGAGGCGGCCGGCTGATGGCGACCTCCACCTCGACCCGGCCCACGCCCGGCGCGCAGCAGGAGCGAGGCCTGCAGCGGACGATGGTCATCTGGGTCCCCGACTGGCCGGTGCTCGCGGCCGCCTCGGCCGAAGGGGTGCCTCCGGAGACCCCGCTGGCCGTGCTGCAGAAAGGCCGGGTGCTGGCGACCTCCGCCGCCGCCCGCGCCGAGGGCGTACGCCGGGGGCTGCGCGCCCGGGAAGCCCAGTCCCGGTGCCCGGAGCTGGTCGTGCTCAAGTACGACCCGGTCGTCGACGCGCGCGCGTTCGACCCGGTGATCAGCTGCCTGGAGGCGCTCACCCCCGGCATCCAGGTGATTCGCCCCGGCATGTGCGCGCTGAAGGCCCGCGGCCCGAGCCGGTACTACGGCAGCGAACCCGCCGCCGCGGAGAAGCTGCTCGACCGGCTCGAGACGTACGACGTCCCGGGCAGCCGGGTGGGAATCGCCGACGGCCCGTTCGCCGCGGAGCAGGCGGCTCGGGCGGCGTCGGCGCAGACCCGGGTGCGGGTGGTTCCGCCGGGTGGGTCGGCGGAGTTCCTGGCTCCGCTCTCGATCGACACGCTGGAGCGGCCGGCGTTGACCGACCTCCTCCGGCGGCTCGGGCTCCGGTCGCTCGGCGCCTTCGCGCGGCTGCCGGCGGCCGAGGTGCTGGCCCGGTTCGGCCCGGACGGCGCGTTCGCCCACCAGTTGGCTCGCGGTGACGACGACCGGCCGGTGGTCGTCCGGCAGATCCCGCCCGAGCTGACCCGGACGCTCGACTTCGAGCCGCCGGTGGACCGGGTCGACCAGGTCGCGTTCGCGATCCGCACGGTCGCGGACGAGCTGATCGGCCGGCTGAGCGCGCTCGGCCTGGTCTGCACCACGCTCCGGGTCGAGGTCGGTACGGAGTCCGGCCGGATCCACGAGCGCGAGTGGCTGCACCCGCGCTGGTTCAGCGCCACCGACGTGGTCGACCGGGTCCGGTGGCAGCTCCAGGGCAGCGGCACGGCGACCAGCGAACTGACCTCACCCGTCGTGCGGCTGCGTCTGATCCCCGAGCAGGCCGACCCGGTCGGTGCGCATGCCGACGCGCTCTGGGGCGGCGGCCCCGACGAACGGATCCACCGGGCCCTGTCTCGGGTCCAGAGCATGCTCGGCCACGGCGCCGTCGTCACTCCGGTGATCAGCGGCGGTCGCGGCTACGCCGAACGCCAGACCCTTGTCCCGTGGGGCGATCCCCCCACGCCTCACCGGCCACCGGACCTGCCATGGCCGGGTTCCCTGCCCGCGGGGCCGAACGCAGGATGGCCGGTGCCGGTCCCGACCACGATCTACCCGTCGCCGCTGGCCGCCCTGGTGCTGGCGGCCGACGGGCGGCAGGTCTCGGTCAGCGCTCGCGGTGTCCTGTCCGGTGCTCCCGCCGCCTTCCGCCTGCTGCCCGCCCCGCAGGTTGCCGACAGCAACAAGCTGTACCCGGTCACCGCCTGGACCGGCCCCTGGCCGGTCGAGGAACGCTGGTGGGACGAGGACGTCGGCAACCGCCTGGCCCGCTTTCAACTCGTCACCGCCGACGGCCGAGCCTGGCTCGCCGCCATCCAGAACACCCAGTGGTGGATCGAAGCCAGCTATGACTGACCCCTACCAGCCCGAGCTGCAGGTCGAGGTGCAGTTGGTGTGTGCACGGCGGCATCTGCTGGCAGCTCATCGCCAGCGGCATCACCTCTGCGCCCACCGGCATCTGCTCTACGCCAGGCACCACCTGCTAGCCGCTCACTACTCCTGCCCAGCCCTCGATGCCCGCCCAGCCCGCAACTCCCGCACACCCGGCTACCGGCGTACGACGTACCGCCGTGCGTCCCACTACCGCCGCATGGCCCACCGCCGTACGGCGCGCTGCCGGCTGGCAGGTTCACCACCCGCGTGCCCCGCTCGGCACGTCCTGCCCGCCCGCGACCAGAGCCGGCTCAACCGACGTCTCGTGCTCCCGTGCCGCCCGCGCACCTCCGCCCGGCGCCATTGGCAACGAGCCCGCCGGCAACTGCGCAAAGGAGGAACCGATGGACTGGCATGATC from Kribbella flavida DSM 17836 harbors:
- a CDS encoding zinc-binding dehydrogenase, which translates into the protein MSARQGTVLRCYGPGQQLKAEDAELVAGAGETLVEMHVASVTQLDRTVLAGKLAQQLQPPFVPGSEGAGVVVDSQQYEPGTRVVVRGGGVGVARSGTWGSLAVVPDMSIHPVPVGLDATDALALLAPALTAHTAVRRVAQVVEGETVVVTGATGLVGRLCAAVARAAGAYKVVGLARSDESVHVLNGLVDQVVRVDELGQVGRELPWCNAAIDTVGGPVTSGVLSHITPGGRIAVLGYSAGEFATLDLHQLIGRDLRVLPVNMQRTTIEPGTVSQVLADIAPAPITPDVELVPATHAEEALDLLAAGTTERRVLLDLTRLR
- a CDS encoding RidA family protein, translating into MPKTQLTSAALRSPNGVFSQATTIEATGRLVFVSGMTARRPDGSIAGVGDITEQTRQVCENVQAAVREAGGTLDDVCRVDVYVRNMEDFAKIHEVRAQYFHEPLPASTMVEVSKLAHPDYLIEISAIAVIA
- a CDS encoding amidohydrolase family protein; protein product: MAGWDVHTHLIPPTVLAAAHSGEFGLSIDSGFLVVAGKERLPLGRLADPAALLQWISDQELDGAVVSVPPALFRYDQGVEWTALVNRGLRELATPQLRVLGHLPLLHASAPAIASALGEEGVFSGFALGTPGLTGLDAVWKVLDSLQAFTLIHPGHSPDPRLDAFYLSNLLGNPYETGLAAAELVFTDVPGRFPGIRFCLCHGGGVTAALAGRWQRGIDTARPGIEAPSLAVAEALQRFAADDLVHDPAVLPLLESTFGEVLAGSDWPFPMGSDGIDPRRAVATEALTRPLGAEAALP
- a CDS encoding FAD-dependent monooxygenase yields the protein MTPTDQQLPVAVVGAGPIGLTTALGLAHYGVPFVLLEEDAVLSSDTKAGTTLSRTLEIWNRYGAVEEILAAALRIDEIGDIDRATNTPRASVQLAELVNDTQFPFVINLPQQKMEPILAAALQRAGGSVLTQHRLESFDVLDDRVLLRVATPDGPREIEASHLLACDGGRSKIRDALGVAVSGETLPERYMLIDVVVDLDVNNARDYPYLAYFADRSEWMVLIRQPDNWRFLFPLAAGAEPPTDENLLVKVKQFIGEVDRIELLGSVVYNVHHRVADQWSRDRKVFLMGDAAHLITPMWALGLNTGALDASNLPWRLAWVLRGWAGPELLDGYEQEQRPVAINGSGEMAEAARKYMSHQRGAVTAAGSDWATAYTRTLLGVRLDVDGEGDWSMVMTSAEPPAVRAGDRAPDLALQGPKGRETIHGLCKDSFVALYFTDVRRRPEIPVNDSPALRHYAVSRWDAPHDSGLRDRSLFDPGSIVTSRYGVPAETVVLLRPDGHVAAVAPLRPGVADELYTRITGRPVPRESE
- a CDS encoding cupin domain-containing protein codes for the protein MASFDESLNDQLREVLLQTDDLAWVDKSLAGLSHKMLWRDPETEASIALVRFEQGSGIPSEHKHASNQFMFCLSGRYVYLPTGTTLTKGSFYWNPKGVVHGPTLAEETSVLLEVYDGPHYPERPSFYDNDEDAR
- a CDS encoding SDR family NAD(P)-dependent oxidoreductase, with amino-acid sequence MKVSFDATGEVVVVTGGARGIGAALASAVVARSGTAVVFDITPPADQRVEYVEVDVSDREGVFKAVGAVVERHGRIDGLVAGAAVQPRAAVLTMDPADWTHTLKVNLDGVVWACQAVVPHMVDRRSGSVVVFTSGLAATGFPHAAAYASSKAALTAFARTLAAEVAEHRVRVNIVAPGVIDTDQFRTANAGADLAHWRDTTGIGDPEDVVGPLLFLLSDAAAMTGSQLTRERAFARLTDLTE
- a CDS encoding fumarylacetoacetate hydrolase family protein, with protein sequence MRFVTLEYAGGERPGVVDGDDVVLLPYDDLVAVIEAGPGAVLTGERIPFRQAELRAPLRRFRRDILCTGWNYWDHFEESRGKREGQDVDRPEHPTFFTKGPDVVVGPYDPIAYDPAISAKWDYEAELALVIGTTGRSIAPENALDHVWGYTLANDVSQRDLQRAHGGQWLKGKSIDATMPLGPWIVTPDELGDPQDVQLQCLLNGEVMQDASTKQMAYDIATLISELSFGMTLRPGDLLLTGTPSGIGNAREPQVFLKEGDEVVTRAGKIGELRNTLVYRELA
- a CDS encoding GntR family transcriptional regulator, with the translated sequence MTSRLELLPGGGRGGRRTLAETAAAELHQLILSGELPSGTPLRLVELANRLEMSQMPVREGLRRLEALGLVDIIPHRGAWVRELSLEDLRDTHETRLALESLAVRAAAEHFGAEDEQKAVAALEEHLRLSRADDSVGARQSHADFHFALYRAGGSQWLARAIEPVWQNSERYRFGSRQTAPQIERNRQEHQAILDACVARDPDAAEQALRDHLAGAVQRITETMTSKQKGTSA